In one window of Dermochelys coriacea isolate rDerCor1 chromosome 3, rDerCor1.pri.v4, whole genome shotgun sequence DNA:
- the OSTM1 gene encoding osteopetrosis-associated transmembrane protein 1 isoform X1, whose amino-acid sequence MGPAARLLWLLLLLSPPPGLSARQSLGTGRRPPPPQSGPTGSALGGGRRLLSLELLEEAEDLSLALLGTGLPGQLPPECRELLVGFANSSVRLAGCLVRSARPVRLCQSCYRHFQSVTEQLENITRAVGNSSESNCAKSLLMSDRVQLVVILSQFFNSTWEKANCANCLKNNSEGLSNSTVEFLDLFNTTLMCFEHNFQGQSINFVPSNHTEVCRSCNGTYRNLNTMYNKMQRMTGHSEHRTHLCIDVEDAMNITRRLWSRTFNCSVPCSDTVPVIAVSSFILFLPVIFYLSSFLHSKQKKRILILPKRIQSNASLVNIQEKYS is encoded by the exons ATGGGCCCGGCCGCGCgcctgctgtggctgctgctgctgctgtcgcCGCCGCCCGGCCTGAGCGCGAGGCAGAGCCTGGGGACcggccgccgcccccccccgccgcagaGCGGCCCGACGGGGTCGGCGCTCGGGGGCGGGCGCCGGTTGCTgtccctggagctgctggaggaggCCGAGGACCTGTCGCTGGCCCTGCTGGGGACGGGGCTCCCCGGGCAGCTGCCGCCCGAGTGCCGGGAGCTCCTGGTGGGCTTCGCCAACAGCAGCGTGAGGCTCGCCGGCTGCCTGGTGCGGAGCGCCCGGCCCGTGCGCCTCTGCCAGAGCTGCTACCGCCACTTCCAGAGCGTCACGGAGCAGCTGGAGAACATCACCCGGGCCGTGGGG AATTCTTCTGAGAGCAACTGTGCAAAAAGCCTCTTGATGTCTGATAGGGTACAGCTAGTTGTGATCCTTTCGCAGTTCTTTAACAGTACTTGGGAGAAGGCCAACTGTGCAA atTGTTTGAAGAACAACAGTGAAGGCCTATCAAATAGTACAGTAGAGTTCCTAGACTTATTCAATACAACACTGATGTGCTTTGAACATAACTTCCAG GGGCAATCCATCAATTTTGTACCAAGCAACCACACAGAAGTATGCAGAAGCTGCAATGGAACTTACAGAAACCTGAATACCATGtataacaaaatgcaaagaatgaCTGGACACTCAGAACATAGAACGCACCTGTGTATTGATGTGGAAGATGCA ATGAACATTACACGAAGGCTTTGGAGTAGAACTTTCAACTGTTCTGTCCCGTGCAGTGATACAGTCCCAGTGATTGCAGTTTCTTCATTCATTCTCTTTTTACCAGTCATTTTTTACCTTAGTAGCTTCCTTCACTCAAAGCAGAAGAAACGTATACTCATTCTGC cCAAGCGTATTCAGTCAAATGCCAGTCTTGTGAACATCCAAGAAAAATACAGCTGA
- the OSTM1 gene encoding osteopetrosis-associated transmembrane protein 1 isoform X2: protein MGPAARLLWLLLLLSPPPGLSARQSLGTGRRPPPPQSGPTGSALGGGRRLLSLELLEEAEDLSLALLGTGLPGQLPPECRELLVGFANSSVRLAGCLVRSARPVRLCQSCYRHFQSVTEQLENITRAVGNSSESNCAKSLLMSDRVQLVVILSQFFNSTWEKANCANCLKNNSEGLSNSTVEFLDLFNTTLMCFEHNFQGQSINFVPSNHTEVCRSCNGTYRNLNTMYNKMQRMTGHSEHRTHLCIDVEDAQLERRRVSSI from the exons ATGGGCCCGGCCGCGCgcctgctgtggctgctgctgctgctgtcgcCGCCGCCCGGCCTGAGCGCGAGGCAGAGCCTGGGGACcggccgccgcccccccccgccgcagaGCGGCCCGACGGGGTCGGCGCTCGGGGGCGGGCGCCGGTTGCTgtccctggagctgctggaggaggCCGAGGACCTGTCGCTGGCCCTGCTGGGGACGGGGCTCCCCGGGCAGCTGCCGCCCGAGTGCCGGGAGCTCCTGGTGGGCTTCGCCAACAGCAGCGTGAGGCTCGCCGGCTGCCTGGTGCGGAGCGCCCGGCCCGTGCGCCTCTGCCAGAGCTGCTACCGCCACTTCCAGAGCGTCACGGAGCAGCTGGAGAACATCACCCGGGCCGTGGGG AATTCTTCTGAGAGCAACTGTGCAAAAAGCCTCTTGATGTCTGATAGGGTACAGCTAGTTGTGATCCTTTCGCAGTTCTTTAACAGTACTTGGGAGAAGGCCAACTGTGCAA atTGTTTGAAGAACAACAGTGAAGGCCTATCAAATAGTACAGTAGAGTTCCTAGACTTATTCAATACAACACTGATGTGCTTTGAACATAACTTCCAG GGGCAATCCATCAATTTTGTACCAAGCAACCACACAGAAGTATGCAGAAGCTGCAATGGAACTTACAGAAACCTGAATACCATGtataacaaaatgcaaagaatgaCTGGACACTCAGAACATAGAACGCACCTGTGTATTGATGTGGAAGATGCA CAACTGGAAAGAAGGAGAGTTAGTAGCATATGA